A single Dermacentor variabilis isolate Ectoservices chromosome 9, ASM5094787v1, whole genome shotgun sequence DNA region contains:
- the LOC142557296 gene encoding uncharacterized protein LOC142557296 isoform X3 produces the protein MITAIKDKEEPSEGWTSYQCTVLFNCADYDDARLKEQRATEMCDIDSDDGCYEPKKRRAQQRTSSNEESVCASDTESGTAVPGPPPPKFRKTAPSKGTTIPLQPDASTMQPLPTASVQAILKVQEETLKLLKETKAQLDTLANAVQELKNSGRPEQTSGDTVDSGMLDLLPLDTHRDLEKLEQYLRIPKNKTDLVAYFSRLGGPSVLKAARRLMRRCMRDVLARDFSLTRRKGKRPFNDLQLLQVATEALQKAFTTATEADVHGGIANWLRYAPSREKKRESHPCFDYDSSS, from the exons ATGATCACTGCAATTAAGGATAAGGAGGAGCCTTCAGAAGGCTGGACCAGTTATCAATGCACAGTGCTTTTCAATTGTG CTGACTATGACGACGCCAGGCTGAAGGAACAACGGGCCACAGAGATGTGCGATATTGACTCTGATGATGGATGTTATGAACCAAAGAAGAGGCGAGCACAGCAACGGACTTCATCCAATGAAGAAAGTGTTTGTGCTTCAGATACTGAATCTGGGACAGCTGTACCCGGGCCACCACCCCCAAAGTTTCGGAAGACAGCACCTTCGAAAGGCACAACTATTCCACTACAGCCAGATGCATCCACTATGCAGCCATTGCCAACAGCCAGTGTTCAAGCTATCCTGAAGG TGCAAGAAGAAACTTTGAAACTGCTGAAGGAGACGAAAGCCCAGCTGGACACATTGGCAAATGCTGTGCAGGAGCTGAAAAATTCCGGCAGACCAGAGCAGACATCTGGCGATACTGTTGATAGTGGCATGCTTGATTTGCTTCCTTTGGACACTCACCGTGACCTCGAAAAACTTGAGCAATACCTTCGCATACCGAAAAATAAGACTGACCTT GTGGCTTACTTTTCTCGGTTAGGAGGCCCTTCTGTGCTGAAAGCTGCGCGACGCCTGATGAGAAGATGCATGAGAGATGTGTTGGCGCGAGATTTTTCGCTAACAAGGAGGAAAGGGAAACGCCCGTTTAACGACTTGCAGCTGCTCCAGGTTGCAACTG agGCATTACAAAAGGCATTCACGACAGCAACGGAGGCAGATGTGCACGGTGGCATTGCAAACTGGCTTCGGTATGCCCCTTCACGAGAGAAGAAACG agaGTCACATCCATGCTTCGACTATGATTCTTCATCTTGA
- the LOC142557296 gene encoding uncharacterized protein LOC142557296 isoform X2 gives MWRAISEKYGGPAYSVVHLSKQNEVSTVPSSWIVGDHVSLPPYQSSTRMITAIKDKEEPSEGWTSYQCTVLFNCADYDDARLKEQRATEMCDIDSDDGCYEPKKRRAQQRTSSNEESVCASDTESGTAVPGPPPPKFRKTAPSKGTTIPLQPDASTMQPLPTASVQAILKVQEETLKLLKETKAQLDTLANAVQELKNSGRPEQTSGDTVDSGMLDLLPLDTHRDLEKLEQYLRIPKNKTDLVAYFSRLGGPSVLKAARRLMRRCMRDVLARDFSLTRRKGKRPFNDLQLLQVATEALQKAFTTATEADVHGGIANWLRYAPSREKKRESHPCFDYDSSS, from the exons ATGTGGCGTGCCATCTCGGAAAAATACG GTGGACCGGCTTACAGCGTTGTGCATCTCTCTAAGCAGAATGAGGTGTCCACTGTTCCATCTTCTTGGATTGTTGGTGACCATGTTTCGTTGCCGCCATACCAAAGCAGCACACGAATGATCACTGCAATTAAGGATAAGGAGGAGCCTTCAGAAGGCTGGACCAGTTATCAATGCACAGTGCTTTTCAATTGTG CTGACTATGACGACGCCAGGCTGAAGGAACAACGGGCCACAGAGATGTGCGATATTGACTCTGATGATGGATGTTATGAACCAAAGAAGAGGCGAGCACAGCAACGGACTTCATCCAATGAAGAAAGTGTTTGTGCTTCAGATACTGAATCTGGGACAGCTGTACCCGGGCCACCACCCCCAAAGTTTCGGAAGACAGCACCTTCGAAAGGCACAACTATTCCACTACAGCCAGATGCATCCACTATGCAGCCATTGCCAACAGCCAGTGTTCAAGCTATCCTGAAGG TGCAAGAAGAAACTTTGAAACTGCTGAAGGAGACGAAAGCCCAGCTGGACACATTGGCAAATGCTGTGCAGGAGCTGAAAAATTCCGGCAGACCAGAGCAGACATCTGGCGATACTGTTGATAGTGGCATGCTTGATTTGCTTCCTTTGGACACTCACCGTGACCTCGAAAAACTTGAGCAATACCTTCGCATACCGAAAAATAAGACTGACCTT GTGGCTTACTTTTCTCGGTTAGGAGGCCCTTCTGTGCTGAAAGCTGCGCGACGCCTGATGAGAAGATGCATGAGAGATGTGTTGGCGCGAGATTTTTCGCTAACAAGGAGGAAAGGGAAACGCCCGTTTAACGACTTGCAGCTGCTCCAGGTTGCAACTG agGCATTACAAAAGGCATTCACGACAGCAACGGAGGCAGATGTGCACGGTGGCATTGCAAACTGGCTTCGGTATGCCCCTTCACGAGAGAAGAAACG agaGTCACATCCATGCTTCGACTATGATTCTTCATCTTGA
- the LOC142557296 gene encoding uncharacterized protein LOC142557296 isoform X1, with the protein MWRAISEKYGGPAYSVVHLSKQNEVSTVPSSWIVGDHVSLPPYQSSTRMITAIKDKEEPSEGWTSYQCTVLFNCADYDDARLKEQRATEMCDIDSDDGCYEPKKRRAQQRTSSNEESVCASDTESGTAVPGPPPPKFRKTAPSKGTTIPLQPDASTMQPLPTASVQAILKVQEETLKLLKETKAQLDTLANAVQELKNSGRPEQTSGDTVDSGMLDLLPLDTHRDLEKLEQYLRIPKNKTDLVAYFSRLGGPSVLKAARRLMRRCMRDVLARDFSLTRRKGKRPFNDLQLLQVATEALQKAFTTATEADVHGGIANWLRYAPSREKKRESHPCFDYDSSS; encoded by the exons ATGTGGCGTGCCATCTCGgaaaaatacg GTGGACCGGCTTACAGCGTTGTGCATCTCTCTAAGCAGAATGAGGTGTCCACTGTTCCATCTTCTTGGATTGTTGGTGACCATGTTTCGTTGCCGCCATACCAAAGCAGCACACGAATGATCACTGCAATTAAGGATAAGGAGGAGCCTTCAGAAGGCTGGACCAGTTATCAATGCACAGTGCTTTTCAATTGTG CTGACTATGACGACGCCAGGCTGAAGGAACAACGGGCCACAGAGATGTGCGATATTGACTCTGATGATGGATGTTATGAACCAAAGAAGAGGCGAGCACAGCAACGGACTTCATCCAATGAAGAAAGTGTTTGTGCTTCAGATACTGAATCTGGGACAGCTGTACCCGGGCCACCACCCCCAAAGTTTCGGAAGACAGCACCTTCGAAAGGCACAACTATTCCACTACAGCCAGATGCATCCACTATGCAGCCATTGCCAACAGCCAGTGTTCAAGCTATCCTGAAGG TGCAAGAAGAAACTTTGAAACTGCTGAAGGAGACGAAAGCCCAGCTGGACACATTGGCAAATGCTGTGCAGGAGCTGAAAAATTCCGGCAGACCAGAGCAGACATCTGGCGATACTGTTGATAGTGGCATGCTTGATTTGCTTCCTTTGGACACTCACCGTGACCTCGAAAAACTTGAGCAATACCTTCGCATACCGAAAAATAAGACTGACCTT GTGGCTTACTTTTCTCGGTTAGGAGGCCCTTCTGTGCTGAAAGCTGCGCGACGCCTGATGAGAAGATGCATGAGAGATGTGTTGGCGCGAGATTTTTCGCTAACAAGGAGGAAAGGGAAACGCCCGTTTAACGACTTGCAGCTGCTCCAGGTTGCAACTG agGCATTACAAAAGGCATTCACGACAGCAACGGAGGCAGATGTGCACGGTGGCATTGCAAACTGGCTTCGGTATGCCCCTTCACGAGAGAAGAAACG agaGTCACATCCATGCTTCGACTATGATTCTTCATCTTGA